From the genome of Anaerolineales bacterium:
CGCATCCATCGTTCACCACGAGATGCACTGGATCGTCACTGCCGCCTGGCGTTTCGATGATCCGCTGCGAAGCCGGACGATCACACCGCTCTCCCACTGGTTCCTGCAGCGAGTCTCGCGTGCGTATGGATTCACCTGCATGCCCCCAATGCCGCCGTATCCGGGGGACGTCGGGCAGCGGGCACGGTCCGTACGCGCCGTCCTGCGATACATCGAAACGAAACCGCATCCCGTTCTGGGCTTATCACCCGAAGGCGCCGATTCGTATTACGGAGACCTGCAGCCGCCTCCGCCGGGAACGGGTCGCTTCGCGGCCCTGTTGGCGAAGCGCAACTTTCACCTGCTGCCCATTGGCGTTTTCGAGCAGCAGCAGCGGCTTTGCCTTTCGATTGGCGAAGCGCAGCAGCTGCCAACGCCCACCGGCGAATCCAAAGTTCGTGACCGGCAGTTGGC
Proteins encoded in this window:
- a CDS encoding 1-acyl-sn-glycerol-3-phosphate acyltransferase, with amino-acid sequence MTFQLKNPIQIQGSLPDFAAKSWLIVCNHYSRPGFGAWWIPLGIASIVHHEMHWIVTAAWRFDDPLRSRTITPLSHWFLQRVSRAYGFTCMPPMPPYPGDVGQRARSVRAVLRYIETKPHPVLGLSPEGADSYYGDLQPPPPGTGRFAALLAKRNFHLLPIGVFEQQQRLCLSIGEAQQLPTPTGESKVRDRQLADFVMRTIAACLPPHLRGPYA